The Mesorhizobium sp. INR15 region CACTGGTCATCGGCACGCTGCTGCAGGAGCGCTTTAGCCTGCCTTTCTGGCAGATCGCGACAACGGCGACCGATGCCAACCGCTTCGCGTTGCGCGTCGCGCGCGCTGTGACCGGCCGGGAAAAGATTCTGGTCTTCAACGGCTGCTATCACGGCTCGGTCGACGAGACGATGGTGCGGCTCATCGATGGCATCCCGGTGAACCGGCCGGGCCTTGCCGGCGAATTCCGCGACCTGACCCGCACGACGAAGGTCATAGAGTTCAACGACATCGCCGCTCTGGAAGCGGCATTGAAGGACAAGGATGTCGCCTGCGTCATCGCCGAGCCGGTGCTGACCAACTCGTGCATGGTGCTGGCCGACGCAGGTTATCACGACGCGCTGCGCAAGCTGACGCGCGCGGCCGGGACGCTGCTTCTGATCGACGAAACGCACACGATCTCGACCGGCCCGGGGGGCTACACAAGGAAATACGGCCTGGAGCCGGACCTGTTCGTGCTCGGCAAGCCGATCGCCGGCGGCATCCCGGCAAGCATCTGGGGCATGAGCGAAGACCTCGCCTCGCGCTACGCCGCCTACAACAGAACCAAGGAACCAGGCTATTCCGGCATGGGCACGACGCTGTCGGCCAACCCGCTGCAGTTCGCGGCAATGCGCGCCACGCTCGAAGAGGTGATGACGCAGGAAAACTACGACCGGATGGACCACCTGGCACGGCGGCTTGACGCCGGGCTAACCGCCGTCATCGACCGCTATTCGCTGCCCTGGCATGTTTCCCGAGTCGGCGCCCGTGTCGAGTTCATCTGCGCGCCCGGCCCGCTGCACAATGGCGCCGAGGCCGAGACGGCGCATGCGCCCGAACTGGAGGCGGCCATCCATGTCGCGCTGGTCAATCGTGGCGTTTTGATCGCACCCTTCCACAACATGATGCTGATCTCGCCGGCAACCACCGGGACCCAGGTGAACCGGCTGATCACCGCCTTCGGCGCGGTTGCGGCAAAGCTTACGGCATGAGACAAGCCCCCAAGCAGGATCCGAGTATAATCATGACCTCACCTTCGGGCTCGACGCCCACCGAGGCGAAAGCCTTTCTTGACGCCCATCCCGAGATCGAAGCCTTCGATATCGTGCTGACCGATGCCAATGGCGTCGGCCGCGGCAAGATTGTGCGCCGTCACGAATTGATGAGCATTTTCGAGGGCGGCCGGCACATGCCGATCTCGATCCTCGGCCTCGACATCACCGGCGAGGATGTGCACGAGACCGGCCTGATCTGGACCACCGGCGATGGTGACCTCCGGGCATGGCCGATATCAGGCACGCTGGTGCCGCTCTACGGGACAAATCCGCCGCGCGGCCAGGTGTTGATGGCGATGTATCAGCTTGATGGCCAACCGATGGCCTCCGACCCACGGCTGGCGCTGGCTCGCCAGGTGGACATCCTGGCGGCCAAGGGCCTCTATCCGGCGGGCGCCTTTGAGCTCGAATTCTTCCTGCTCGCCAATGACCGCGATGCCGACGGCAAGGTACAGCCGGCGCGCGCCGTGCTGGACGGCCGCGTTTCAGGCAAGACCGAGGTCTACTCGGTCGACCATCTGCATGGCATGGAGCCGCTGTTTTCCGACATCTATGCCGCCGCCAAGGCGCAAGGCATTCCGGCCGAGACCGTCATTTCCGAATATGCGCCCGGCCAGTACGAGCTGACGCTGAACTACCGCAAGGATGTTATGCGGGCGGCCGATGACCTCGTCATGCTGAAACGGCTGGTGCGGGCGCAGGCGCGGCGGCACGGCGTCGCCGCCTGTTTCATGGCCAAGCCGATCGAGAAATATGCCGGGTCGGGCATGCATTTCCACGTCTCCCTGCAAGACAAGGCCGGCAGGAACGTGTTTGCCGAAGCCGGCGGCGAAAGCTGGTCTCTGCCGTTGCTGCAGGGGCTCGGCGGCCTGATCCAGACGATGGCGGAATCGATGCTGGTGTTCGCGCCACACGCCAATTCCTGGCGGCGCTTCGTCTCGCAATCCTACGCGCCGGTGGCGCCAACCTGGGGTGTCAACAATCGCTCCGTGGCGCTGCGCGTACCGGCGGGCGATGCGAAGAACCGGCGCATCGAGCACCGGCCGTCGGGCGTCGATGCCAACCCCTACCTGATTGCCGCGACCGTGCTGGCCGGCATCATCAAGG contains the following coding sequences:
- a CDS encoding glutamine synthetase family protein encodes the protein MTSPSGSTPTEAKAFLDAHPEIEAFDIVLTDANGVGRGKIVRRHELMSIFEGGRHMPISILGLDITGEDVHETGLIWTTGDGDLRAWPISGTLVPLYGTNPPRGQVLMAMYQLDGQPMASDPRLALARQVDILAAKGLYPAGAFELEFFLLANDRDADGKVQPARAVLDGRVSGKTEVYSVDHLHGMEPLFSDIYAAAKAQGIPAETVISEYAPGQYELTLNYRKDVMRAADDLVMLKRLVRAQARRHGVAACFMAKPIEKYAGSGMHFHVSLQDKAGRNVFAEAGGESWSLPLLQGLGGLIQTMAESMLVFAPHANSWRRFVSQSYAPVAPTWGVNNRSVALRVPAGDAKNRRIEHRPSGVDANPYLIAATVLAGIIKGLDEGLDPGPETTGNGYESAVTRTTMPGDWRAAIEAARASTFLKGALGEDLHRTFVAIKQSEYLRVARTVSELDYHLYLHEV
- a CDS encoding aspartate aminotransferase family protein; this encodes MHSSDNSKTSIGGISRDRIAHLRETEGEAFRRARPKSQAKVGNGLPGFFGGVPMHWMNDWPTPFPILVDSAKGATITDVDGNRLDDFCLGDTGSMFGHSPPPVARAIRRQAGRGLTYMLPSEDALVIGTLLQERFSLPFWQIATTATDANRFALRVARAVTGREKILVFNGCYHGSVDETMVRLIDGIPVNRPGLAGEFRDLTRTTKVIEFNDIAALEAALKDKDVACVIAEPVLTNSCMVLADAGYHDALRKLTRAAGTLLLIDETHTISTGPGGYTRKYGLEPDLFVLGKPIAGGIPASIWGMSEDLASRYAAYNRTKEPGYSGMGTTLSANPLQFAAMRATLEEVMTQENYDRMDHLARRLDAGLTAVIDRYSLPWHVSRVGARVEFICAPGPLHNGAEAETAHAPELEAAIHVALVNRGVLIAPFHNMMLISPATTGTQVNRLITAFGAVAAKLTA